One Gossypium arboreum isolate Shixiya-1 chromosome 13, ASM2569848v2, whole genome shotgun sequence genomic window, taaaatttaaaaattgttaCTGTCAGATTTCTCCATTAAAGTTAGGTCCATAACAATACTATTATTATCAAGTGGAGATGTTTTTAATTTTAGAATGTGACGCCAACaaatttattagaaaattttagtactaaaaattaaacttaaattttaaaatttgaaatataaaGAGACTAATTtcttgaaaattataaaaaacaaatttcaaatataaagataaaacataaattaaaatttaacttaaaaataattaaccaacaTAAAATGTGGATAGCCCAAAATAATTAACCAAGTAAAAACCATactaatttattttaaaagcaaaggattaatttaaaactttatataattattagatatAATAGTTGGATTCATGTCTCTCACTTCTCTTTTAATCTCGTTTTCAACTAATACAAACTAGAATTCACACAACAACATTTCGATTTATTAATAGAATGGAAAGTTTCAACCGATATGAGTAATATCGACACGTAATTGATTTCTATACGTTTATCTCCAAATGCTAATATTTACTATTATTTAAGTGTTTTATTAAGTTAGCGTTATCTTCAATCGAGTTACTAATTcaattgtaaaatatgaaaatactCTCATGTAATTAGAATAAGATATAGGATTCAAGAAACTTTAGTCTTTTCAtttaaaaaacaataaaaatttacTCAAAGTGAGAATGAGATCCACATCAATTGCAACAATAAAAACTTTAATTTAAAACTCAACTAAAacatcattttaatatttttataaatttttattatatcatGCACATTCTATTACCTCcataagttatatatttatacttctatattattatttaagtgtTTTACTAAATTAGTATTtgttaaattacaaaaaaatgttctcccataattaaaataaattatattatttgaaagTACTTTaatctttttcatttaaaaaatataCATATGGTGAAATTTAAACTCACATCAAACTTTAATTTAAATATACATATGGTGAAATTTAAATTCACATCAAACTTTAATTTACCATTCAACtaaaacattatttttattaatatggttGTTATTTAAATTAGTATCACAAGTCAAACTAATATTAACTCACAATTAATGACAAAACCACAATAAATAATTGTAATTTAAAAATTACGAGGTATAAACTGCACTGCATAATTGTGATCCATTTAATATTGTTTGTCTatctaatatatttatatatttaaatttcgtTTTcctcataatttaataatttaatctaatttttattttaatatactacatatttcatatgttattataATCAATTAACTTCAAATCATAAGTTTTATtgtttattgtatgttatttttaaacacacattTGTATTCTAAATTGTGATTTTCACATACATATCGTGTAATAAGATTTCTAGTTTGGTTTTAGGAGAATTCagacaaaaaatatatattaagctttgaaaatatttaataacaaatagtattaaaatatagaaAAGTAGTTAGAATATAATGAAGACTAAAAACGAAATTTATGAATATAAACATGgatacaaaataataaaattgccTTGAAAAATTATAtctatgccaaaaaaaaaaaaaaaaaaacatgtatatagCACCTGTTTTTCGATGGGTCCCAATTTTAGTTGTGAAAGAAACTGGTTATAGGGCTTATGGCAAGATTTTCCACAAAAATTCTAGTTTTGCCCAATCAATAATGTTATTAGTGGATTATTTCTTTCCTGCAAGATAGATGCCTGATGCGATAGCCACACCGGCAGCCGCAATGCCCAGCGATACCAGAATTTTGCCGGTTGAAACTGTCGGTTTCTTTGAAGGAACTGTCATGAGATCATCTATCAAAACAGGCTGCTTCCAATATTTCTTAATTCCTTGCAAGTGGCCTTTACCGACCACCGCAACGACTGAACTATGCTCACTCGCTGTTCTTAGTAACGTGGATGACATGAACCTGAATGTTTATGCAAAATTTGGATGATTAAACACAATATTTAACATAAAAGTATAAAATGTGTACTTCAGATATCATAAAAAGAAATGGCTTCATAATGACTTAACACCAGCAGACTTAATCTTGAATGGTTATAAATTTTGACGACAAAAAAGAAGAAAACCGTACGATTTAGATTTGCAGTCAAGAAAGTCTCCAAAAGAGAAATATTAATGTTACCCAGAGCCGATGTGTCAGACATGGGCATCTGTGCAAAGAAGGTATGCTCATTTTCTCTTAAgttcttttttatatatatttggctAGTCATGTTCTTTTATCCATGTTCTAATACGTGATGGACACAGGCACTTGAGAAGAAATAAAAGCTCGAGTAACAAAATCTAATACAGATAAATTGAAAAGCATCTAAGGGAGCAAACGAATACTAACTGGTCTCGTTCATGTACAAGAGTTTCCATTAGAGTAGGGAATTCCTTGCTCATTTCTTGAATCACAAGGGTCAGCATGTCAACATCATCCATGTCCTTCAGCTGAatgtaaaaaagaaaagaaaatatatagcaTCATAAGGATTTTTGTTTTCATAACTCCAAATGTAAAGAAAGCAAATAGACTGATGACAAACTAACAGAATAAGAAAGTTCACCATTTTGTTAAGCTCTTCAGGGCTGGGCAAGAAGACAGCTTGAAAAAGTAAGGAATACAGTAACTTAATCTTATGCCAAAGTGGCATTTTCCCCCAGGTTCTGCGCAACGTAACCTGTTTCATCCAATCAAATCTTTCAAAATGCTTGCAGGCCAAGATTAAAAATAAATGTACATAAACTGCTACCATAGCATGAAATGTTGAGAAAGCGGTAGCACTGCCATATGTAGCACCACAAAGACACCATATTTAGCATGCTGGAAGACTTATGCACGTTATCATGCAACCAACATTAGGTGTTTATGGTTTCATAAAGCAATTTAGTTGAGAACTGCTGGTCCAACTTCATTTATCGAAGAACATAATGTAAAAAACATCAACACCTTCTCAACAACTTTCCCCTGAACATAGCTAGATTGTTGTATGTACAATTGAGTTTTTCCAACATCTTTAGACAATGTTGTTTTCATGAAGCAATCACACACAGCAACTGGTGAAATATCTTACCTGCACAGGACGATCACCAAGAATCACCTTGCCACCATACTTCATTGCTTCTTCAAATGCCACACGAAATTCAGACCCAGGGAAAACCTCAAGCCTGCTGGCAACCTACCAGTATTAAGTAATGATTTAGGACACATAAATTTGCTTTACTTGATTAGGGAACAACAATGCCCAAGGAACTATAGAGACAAAAGGTACAATCAAGAGACAAGCACCTTAGCAAGAAACCAGCTATAAAGGATACCGAACATGTTATGCTTTTTCTTCCACATATCTACCATTTCTGCCATGGTTGGTACCTGGTAGATTCAAGTTAGAAGAAGAAAGGTTAGCAGCAGAATATTAAAGCCTACACCAGCCGAACAGTTTTGCAACCAAAACAAAAGCCCAGTGTCAGAACTATGTTATGCAAAGATAATTAGGGCATTCACAAGAATATCGAAAGAGTGCAGCAAGCTTGAAAACACGGTAGCAAAAATTATCTCTTCAATAACCAACCTCCAATATATCTACACCATCGTGTTAGCCTTCCCTTCAAGCAAGGAATTTAGTAAAGAAAGAACAATATCAAAGGACAAACCTTTAAATTTTGTGGAGTAAGCACTGCAACTCGGCTTGAGCATAACTCCAAGAAAACAACCTGTGGGAAaccaattttaaaaagaaaatgcaTGTGAGTTTTGATGTTCAAGTTAATTGTTAGGTGAATTTCAAGTCACCTTACAAACAAACGCAGGCAGCTAACCTGCGAAATGATCCATCCATGAATCAAGAGATAGATAGTTTCAGAAGAGAAGCACCTGTGGTTTCAAATAACTGATTACAGCTTCAACTTCTCTGCACGATTCCTGCAAAACCACAAGAAGTAAAATATCAATCTCCTCCTACAATACTCATCGCACATCCTAGAAATCACCGATGATCTTCAGTTAatttaaaagatttttttttttttaattctatcAATTTCCAACATTTTCTCGTTAACCAAACAGAAACCATGACGAGCACGTGCCAGGGAGACATGCGCAGTCCCAACCAAGTACACATCGCAATTGCCGCCCTCAGCAGAGGATTCGCACGAGAGAACCATCACGCTCCTCGCAATCTCCTCCGGGAGCTCCACATTCCTTCTCTCCGAGGAATCAGATCTTTCGCTCCTAGAAACATCGCCATCGTTTCTGTCGTAATTATCCTCGTCTCGGATCTcttctgctgctgctgctgcttcttcttcttcttcttcctcctcctcctttTCAACGTTCACGATGCTATCGCTCAATGCGTCCACGACATTAGGGTTAGGGTTGTCGATGTGCACAAAATCCTCGCCGCTCGGGTGATCCGATTCGGTCGGTATCGGCTCCATTGCCGGCAGTGGGGGCTCGTAATCGAGACGGTTGACGGTGGTGGCGGAGAGAATGGTAAAACCTAGGGGTTTGAGGACCGTGAATTGTTTTTAGTGAGAGAGGGATGGCATAAGAACGAGCAGAGTGACTCGGGCGAGATGACTGGGTTGAGTGGACGAGTCAAAGTGTATCATATAAACCGTTCCGGTTATGCGATTTAGGACCGGGAGAATTGGAGTTTGTAAATCTAGCCTATATTGTcaatttgaattatttattttaaagggtaaattgttaaaatagtcatttttgtttaccttatattacattttagtcacttttgtttgaaatgttatgttttagtcacttaagtTATCGTTCtattacaaaatggtcattgagTTGTTAACTGCAATTAATGGTGTAACGAAAATCTGACATGGCCCGTTATTTCATCATATTAgactaaaattttaggtcaaatTACACAACTAGTCCTTGtacttctttttttttgaaaaatttaacatttttctttttatttctttattttccttctcctTATTCCCTTTTATTTTTCTCCCTTCTTATATTCTTCACTGCAAAACCATAATACTTGCCCACCAAATAAACCATGTCTTTGTTTCTTTCACATGATTCCTAAATTGAATTTCAATCAAAATCAAATACCAACCATTCTTAATCAAATCTCAATTTGAATATAACCTAATTTTGAAACTAAAACTAGATATAACTAGCCAATATAAAAAACCatatccttaatcaaatctacacataaattgaattctttatattcaaaacaatttttttccttttccatATTTTGATAGAATCGTGTAGAttattcctttccttttcttttattttctgacgaataaaactaagaaaatgataaattgatctAAACCTTCTTGGATATTCCCAAACAAACTTGATTGGAAGTCGATCATGCATGAATCGAAGAGAGAAAAGTAGTATGGAACCAAATTGGTTTAGGTAAAGTTGAGGGTAAGTTTAATATGGTGGTTGTTTTAGCCATTGAGAGTGTCGAGCTCGTTTGAAGAATTTGTGATCAATATAGTTTCGAGAGGGCGAAAATGTTGTAGGTAAGGTAGATAAGATGGTCGTGGAGGTTGGTTAGGAGTTCGAAGGAATAGGCTTAGGAAACTTTTTTTAAGGTAGACCACCATAAGTCACGACTGGTGTACTCTTCGAGTGAGGTGAGCTTGTCGACTAGGTCATTGAGAGATTCGAATTGGTTCGTCAAAGTGGAAGTGGATGGTGATGGTTTGTAATAGGGGTGAGAATGTGCGAGACAAGTTTTATTTTGGTTtcaactttcaccttttcttaTTTAAGAAACATAAAAAAGTTATGTTAAaaaatggaaaacatagaaaaaatatgttaaaagaaatggagaaggggAGAAAATAGAAGGAGAAACAGAAGAGAatgggaaaacaaaaaaaaaaaagaagttaaaagaacataaaaaaattaaattgctcaaaacgaaaaaatatagggaccaattatataatttaacttaaaattttcatttaaaatgatgatttaacatgccACGTCAGCTTACCGTTACACCATTAACGACAATTCAcgactcagtgactaaaatggtACAAAtcaataacgtaagtgactaaaacgtaacattttaaacataagtgattaaaatataaCCTAAAGGAAACAAAAGTAATTATTTTGGTAGTTTACCCTATTTTAAAAACATGAAAGTAATGGTTGCGTGTAGAATCAAGTGTTACAATTTTTGATGCAGATTTAGCATTTGTGTCTTGTAGATAGAATaatgattttgaaaaattttaaagaaattatacTTATAATTGTTTTCTCCAAAAAAAAATACgcatcaataaattataaataatcaaTACATAGATATGACATATAATGCATATGATAAAACACTATATGTTGATGCATAAATGTTATTGTCTgtgttgataatgcaaagaaattgaaaaaaatatttttaaacaattatGATTTAACAAAATCAGAATCTAACTTTTAAACGGTTACGATTTGACAAAACCAGAATCTGGCTATTGAGGATTTTTAGGAAACTGACTTTGCAAATTTATCATTTTGCTCATTCAGAAAACAATATAAATAGGAGGTCATTCGCCTCATTTTTTCGTAGAACAcaataagagaaaaaaaa contains:
- the LOC108461561 gene encoding uncharacterized protein LOC108461561, which gives rise to MEPIPTESDHPSGEDFVHIDNPNPNVVDALSDSIVNVEKEEEEEEEEEAAAAAEEIRDEDNYDRNDGDVSRSERSDSSERRNVELPEEIARSVMVLSCESSAEGGNCDVYLVGTAHVSLESCREVEAVISYLKPQVVFLELCSSRVAVLTPQNLKVPTMAEMVDMWKKKHNMFGILYSWFLAKVASRLEVFPGSEFRVAFEEAMKYGGKVILGDRPVQVTLRRTWGKMPLWHKIKLLYSLLFQAVFLPSPEELNKMLKDMDDVDMLTLVIQEMSKEFPTLMETLVHERDQFMSSTLLRTASEHSSVVAVVGKGHLQGIKKYWKQPVLIDDLMTVPSKKPTVSTGKILVSLGIAAAGVAIASGIYLAGKK